From one Triticum aestivum cultivar Chinese Spring chromosome 4B, IWGSC CS RefSeq v2.1, whole genome shotgun sequence genomic stretch:
- the LOC123093974 gene encoding germin-like protein 8-11 gives MASSPSFLLLAALLALVSWQAVASDPGPLQDFCVADMNSPVRVNGFVCKNPVEVNADDFFKAAALDKPRVTNKVGSNVTLINVMQIAGLNTLGISIARIDYAPLGQNPPHTHPRATEILTVLEGTLYVGFVTSNQPAPNRNKFLSKVLNKGDVFVFPVGLIHFQFNPNPHKPAVAIAALSSQNPGAITIANAVFGSDPQISDDVLAKAFQVEKNTIDWLQAQFWENNHN, from the exons ATGGCGtcgtccccttccttccttctcctcgcCGCTCTTCTTGCCTTGGTCTCATGGCAGGCTGTTGCCTCCGACCCTGGCCCTCTCCAGGACTTCTGTGTCGCCGACATGAATTCACCAG TACGTGTCAATGGGTTTGTGTGCAAGAACCCAGTGGAGGTCAACGCTGATGACTTCTTCAAGGCAGCCGCCCTCGACAAGCCTAGGGTGACCAACAAGGTTGGATCCAACGTCACTTTGATCAACGTCATGCAGATTGCTGGACTCAACACCCTCGGCATCTCAATTGCGCGCATCGACTATGCTCCCTTGGGCCAGAACCCACCACATACGCACCCTCGCGCCACTGAGATCCTCACGGTGCTTGAGGGGACACTGTACGTTGGCTTTGTCACATCCAACCAGCCCGCCCCAAACAGAAACAAGTTCCTCTCCAAGGTGCTCAACAAAGGTGATGTGTTTGTCTTCCCCGTGGGGCTCATCCACTTCCAATTCAACCCCAACCCCCACAAACCCGCCGTTGCAATTGCTGCGCTTAGCAGCCAGAACCCAGGGGCTATCACAATTGCCAATGCGGTGTTTGGGTCAGACCCACAAATATCCGATGATGTTCTTGCCAAGGCGTTTCAGGTGGAAAAGAATACAATAGACTGGCTCCAGGCCCAGTTCTGGGAGAACAACCACAACTAA